The Ranitomeya imitator isolate aRanImi1 chromosome 8, aRanImi1.pri, whole genome shotgun sequence genome window below encodes:
- the IP6K2 gene encoding inositol hexakisphosphate kinase 2 isoform X2: protein MSDCSEAKSKFLRWSNKKGLLLENDNLTKERVRQHRKEEKMKSHQLGEEFEWLKKSEVLYYSVEKKGNVSSQFKHNPWSMRCHQQQLQRMKENAKHRNQYKFILLENLTCRYQVPCVLDLKMGTRQHGDDASEEKKANQIQKCQQSTSAIIGVRVCGMQVYQTGTGQLMFMNKYHGRKLSVQGFKEALYQFFHNGKNLRRELIDPVIKKLTELKMVLEKQESYRFYSSSLLIIYDGKELPDVPLDSDSEDLGDLSEESSDESAGAFAYKPSSNKHTASTVDVRMIDFAHTTCKFYREDSVVHEGQDTGYIFGLQSLIDIIKEIRDDSNE from the exons ATGTCGGACTGCAGCGAGGCCAAAAGTAAATTTCTTAGATGGTCTAATAAGAAAGGTCTTCTGTTGGAGAATGATAACCTCACCAAGGAAAGGGTTCGGCAGCATAGGAAGGAAGAGAAAATGAAAAG TCACCAACTAGGAGAAGAGTTTGAGTGGTTAAAGAAATCTGAAGTCCTGTATTACAGCGTGGAGAAGAAGGGGAACGTCAGTTCACAATTTAAGCACAACCCATGGAGTATGAGATGTCACCAGCAGCAACTCCAGCGCATGAAGGAAAACGCCAAACACAGGAACCAATACA AATTTATCTTATTGGAAAACCTGACTTGTCGGTACCAGGTGCCGTGTGTCCTAGACCTAAAGATGGGAACGCGGCAACATGGCGACGACGCATCAGAAGAAAAGAAAGCCAATCAAATCCAGAAGTGTCAGCAAAGCACGTCTGCGATTATTGGGGTCCGGGTGTGCGGCATGCAG GTCTACCAGACAGGCACGGGGCAACTCATGTTCATGAACAAATACCACGGCAGGAAACTTTCAGTCCAGGGCTTTAAAGAAGCACTTTACCAATTCTTTCACAATGGGAAAAACTTACGACGGGAACTGATTGACCCTGTAATCAAAAAACTGACAGAACTGAAAATGGTTTTAGAAAAACAGGAGTCTTACCGTTTTTATTCCAGTTCACTGCTTATTATATACGACGGGAAAGAATTACCGGACGTTCCCTTGGACTCTGATTCGGAAGACCTCGGTGACTTATCGGAGGAGTCTTCAGACGAATCTGCAGGAGCATTCGCCTACAAACCTTCCAGCAACAAACACACAGCCAGCACCGTGGATGTCCGCATGATAGACTTTGCGCACACAACCTGCAAATTTTACAGGGAGGACAGTGTGGTACACGAAGGCCAGGACACGGGCTACATTTTCGGACTCCAAAGTTTAATAGATATTATTAAAGAAATAAGAGACGACAGCAATGAATAA
- the IP6K2 gene encoding inositol hexakisphosphate kinase 2 isoform X1 produces the protein MSPAFGAMEVEHYAKGVLLEPFLHQVGGHSCVLRFNEKTICKPLIQREHLFYETLPAEIRKFTPQYKGVVSVSFEEDEDGNLCLIAYPLTRDQDNLENVDFMSDCSEAKSKFLRWSNKKGLLLENDNLTKERVRQHRKEEKMKSHQLGEEFEWLKKSEVLYYSVEKKGNVSSQFKHNPWSMRCHQQQLQRMKENAKHRNQYKFILLENLTCRYQVPCVLDLKMGTRQHGDDASEEKKANQIQKCQQSTSAIIGVRVCGMQVYQTGTGQLMFMNKYHGRKLSVQGFKEALYQFFHNGKNLRRELIDPVIKKLTELKMVLEKQESYRFYSSSLLIIYDGKELPDVPLDSDSEDLGDLSEESSDESAGAFAYKPSSNKHTASTVDVRMIDFAHTTCKFYREDSVVHEGQDTGYIFGLQSLIDIIKEIRDDSNE, from the exons ATGAGCCCAGCATTCGGAGCTATGGAAGTGGAGCACTACGCAAAGGGAGTTCTGCTCGAACCTTTTTTACACCAGGTCGGGGGGCACTCTTGTGTCCTTCGCTTTAACGAGAAGACCATCTGTAAGCCCCTCATTCAAAGGGAGCACTTGTTCTATGAAACACTCCCTGCAGAAATCCGAAAATTTACACCTCAGTATAAAG GTGTGGTATCTGTAAGCTTTGAAGAAGATGAAGATGGGAATCTATGCCTTATTGCCTACCCTTTAACCCGGGACCAAGACAACCTGGAGAATGTCGATTTCATGTCGGACTGCAGCGAGGCCAAAAGTAAATTTCTTAGATGGTCTAATAAGAAAGGTCTTCTGTTGGAGAATGATAACCTCACCAAGGAAAGGGTTCGGCAGCATAGGAAGGAAGAGAAAATGAAAAG TCACCAACTAGGAGAAGAGTTTGAGTGGTTAAAGAAATCTGAAGTCCTGTATTACAGCGTGGAGAAGAAGGGGAACGTCAGTTCACAATTTAAGCACAACCCATGGAGTATGAGATGTCACCAGCAGCAACTCCAGCGCATGAAGGAAAACGCCAAACACAGGAACCAATACA AATTTATCTTATTGGAAAACCTGACTTGTCGGTACCAGGTGCCGTGTGTCCTAGACCTAAAGATGGGAACGCGGCAACATGGCGACGACGCATCAGAAGAAAAGAAAGCCAATCAAATCCAGAAGTGTCAGCAAAGCACGTCTGCGATTATTGGGGTCCGGGTGTGCGGCATGCAG GTCTACCAGACAGGCACGGGGCAACTCATGTTCATGAACAAATACCACGGCAGGAAACTTTCAGTCCAGGGCTTTAAAGAAGCACTTTACCAATTCTTTCACAATGGGAAAAACTTACGACGGGAACTGATTGACCCTGTAATCAAAAAACTGACAGAACTGAAAATGGTTTTAGAAAAACAGGAGTCTTACCGTTTTTATTCCAGTTCACTGCTTATTATATACGACGGGAAAGAATTACCGGACGTTCCCTTGGACTCTGATTCGGAAGACCTCGGTGACTTATCGGAGGAGTCTTCAGACGAATCTGCAGGAGCATTCGCCTACAAACCTTCCAGCAACAAACACACAGCCAGCACCGTGGATGTCCGCATGATAGACTTTGCGCACACAACCTGCAAATTTTACAGGGAGGACAGTGTGGTACACGAAGGCCAGGACACGGGCTACATTTTCGGACTCCAAAGTTTAATAGATATTATTAAAGAAATAAGAGACGACAGCAATGAATAA